One part of the Ranitomeya imitator isolate aRanImi1 chromosome 10, aRanImi1.pri, whole genome shotgun sequence genome encodes these proteins:
- the REXO2 gene encoding oligoribonuclease, mitochondrial, whose translation MLFAPPVLTTLVSRFVAGSHRFPPLPAVRACAGMSGDMEQRMVWVDLEMTGLDIKKDQIIEMACLITDSDLNVLAEGPNLIIKQPDELLDSMSNWCKTHHGKSGLTQAVRDSKISLAQAEYEFLSFVRKHTPPGICPLAGNSVHVDKAFLNKYMPQFMRHLHYRIVDVSTVKELCRRWYPADYERAPMKAASHRALDDIRESIKELHFYRQNVFKKVTDEK comes from the exons ATGCTGTTCGCTCCGCCGGTTCTCACCACGTTAGTGTCTCGATTCGTTGCTGGCAGCCACAGGTTCCCGCCGCTCCCGGCCGTCAGAGCGTGTGCCGGCATGTCAGGGGACATGGAGCAGCGCATGGTGTGGGTGGATCTGGAG ATGACCGGACTGGACATAAAGAAGGACCAGATTATAGAGATGGCTTGTTTAATAACAGATTCCGACCTCAATGTACTTGCCGAG GGCCCTAATTTGATTATTAAGCAGCCAGATGAGTTACTGGACAGCATGTCCAACTGGTGCAAGACCCATCATGGAAAG TCTGGCCTTACACAAGCTGTGAGGGACAGCAAGATATCGCTAGCACAAGCAGAGTACGAGTTCCTGTCTTTCGTCAGGAAGCACACTCCGCCTGGAATCTGCCCCCTGGCAG GGAATTCTGTGCACGTGGATAAAGCGTTCCTGAACAAATACATGCCTCAGTTTATGAGACATCTGCATTACAGGATAGTTGATGTCAGCACTGTTAAAGAGTTATGCAG ACGCTGGTACCCTGCGGACTATGAACGTGCACCAATGAAAGCAGCTTCTCATAG AGCTTTGGATGACATCCGAGAAAGCATCAAGGAACTTCACTTTTACAGGCAGAATGTTTTTAAGAAGGTGACCGATGAGAAGTAG